A region of the Chelmon rostratus isolate fCheRos1 chromosome 1, fCheRos1.pri, whole genome shotgun sequence genome:
tttaaaCTACATACTTAATTATTCTCAATGGGACAGTTGGCTGGTGTGTTGGCCTGCAGTGTGTCAAAACTTTGGATAAGTGCAGAATCTTATCAAAGGTTGCATTGATTTAACACAGGTTAAATAAATTATGAACAGCTTTGTTGCTTTAAATTGTGCACATTTTGGCGAATACGCACAACAGACATTCACGCTGCCACAGCTGcaagcacttcctgtttgcacttAAACGTTTGGTATAAAAGCGACAATCAACTGGATGCCTCTTCTCCTGAAAACGTACTTTTACTGATATATTTTGCGATTGGGTGTATTCCAAGATGACTGATTTATGACTCTGAGAAGACGGGCTGGCATTCAGGATGAAAAAGGTGTTTCTCTGGCGTTAAAAGTCACCgaagctgcagcacattgtGTCTCTCTGCCGCACCATATATGACACAGGCCTGGTTTCTGCACACAGCAAGAGAATGAGGTGAATGTGTTGATATTTACAGCCTAATCTCAGAGCGAGCAGCAATGTCCCTGCatgcgcatgcacacatgcagagacacaaacaaaggcGCACACTAAGCCCAGTAGGGTGTGTTTATTTACTCCATTAAAGTTGTATTAATGCATATGGGCTGATATCTTTCTAGCTTTAAGCAGGGATGGAAAGAGTGCAAAAATATTATGCTCAGGTAAAAGCACTGTTACTTTAGAGAGATTTTAGGCTTGTAAAAGTAGCTGTGTAAAAATGTACTCTTGAGTAAATGTTGCTATATGATGATATATTATACTACTGTTTAGGTGAAGAACAACCTTAGGCTACAAAATAAATTGTATTAAATCtcaataaatgcacaaatgGAACAACATCCGCAGCACGAGGCCAGATGtccaaaccaacaataaattCCATCTCTACAGATGGCCCTCTGCAGCCTGTGCACACAACTAGTTAACTAACAACTGATCAGTTACACATATTCAGCTACAGTCCTCAGTGAAGTCTCACCAGAATTAACCAGAAAAGATGACAAAACTCAGAAATTACAAgaaaatgacaatgaatgaGTAGGTTTATGGACACCGCAGTGGATGGAACAGGCATTATTAAGCCACATAAGGTAAATAGCATGATGATTGTTGTGCATAGCTTCATTGTTTTGTACACTCAGCCAGTAAACGCCCCTCTCTGGACACGGGGCTCttctcacctgcagctgcagacacgccagcagcttcttctctgctgcaacTGCTGAGCACAGTTATTGGGACCCTTTCCTGTGACTTTtggtttttactttaaaaaaaccctttgaaTTATAGCACAATATTTGCGATTAAAAGTATGGGTTTTTTTATATACTCAAAAAAGTACACATaagtacataaataaatgactttGTTACAGTAACCAGAGTAAATGTGATTCCTCACTCCCACCCCCCTCCCAGTCCAGCTGGAGGCATCAGTCTGCTCAGTGGGTTTAAAgacagctgctcctcctctatATGTTGTAATCCTAGAAGAATCCTGGGAGAACGCAGTGGTTGCTATTGATTGGTCTTGTCAACACTCTGCAACTCAAAGGCTCCAACAAGGCTTActgctggcctgctgctgctggctctgcaTCAGCAACCGAGTGGACACGTGAAGCACGACAGATGTGATTCTCAGTTGTAACTGACTTCACACGAAATGAGCTCGGCTATCGTTCACAAGTTTGGAATCACCTGCAACAAAAACTTGATTCAGTTCAGTCACATGGCTAAGAGCACTACTCTGTATGTTGGTCGCTGTTATTTTGTATGAAAGGCttgcaaaaaaaagtcatgttttgtGAGTGAAGAACGAGACGATGTACAATGGTTCAGCCAGACTGTGAGACAgttgaaaaggcagaaagagacacGCAGCATAAGAAATCAGCAGTTTCATGGGAAAGAAAACTGGTTGTTTAGTatcaaaatctgtgcagattgttggttcctgtttcagtgtcatgTGAAGCACAATGCCTATGGCAGCCTTTAAATAGCAGGTGTGTTGCTttagcagagctaaaagagaaaagaaggttAGTTTAGTGTTTGCACTGTTGGAATTCGATCGCAGACTATCAGCTGAACAAACCACAGTTTTAATTCAGTTCAGTCCAACAAAATGTGGTTCAATTCGAGGgcttgaaaaacaaatgcacaatcAATGGGGATTTCGTGGGGGGGACTTAATGAAAGTTTTAATCATTTGATTGTTCTTATTATGGGAccaaaactatttcaaatgtaATGTGTCTGAATTatgctgtttttatctgtgttaaAATAGCcattaatgaagaaaaaacaaaaaaaaacatcactatAATGAGTGATTCAAACCATtggatgatgatgacgatgatgatgatgatgatgatggtatgTGTTTGGTCaacactgattccaaaaaggtgGAAATCTGTTCCTGaacccatgtagtaacatcctttatccaatcatgtgttcacaaagtggtgaacctcgctccatcctcgcttgtgaacgactgagcctttccaggatgctcctttcatccaatcatgatgctatcacctgtttcccatcaacctgtttacctgtggaatgttccaaacaggtgtttttggagcggtACCTTGGGAGCAAAGATGCTGTCTGTACAGTGACACAGGAATCCTATGAATGATGCAACACAGGTGTTTAATCACTAGTCCCCATTGATTGAAAGCACTGATTACATCTCACGGGTTACAGCAGACTAAACTTTTATCACAAGGGGAAATTTGTCTTGGGCACAGGTCTACAGTCTGTTGCTTAAcataaaaaacatcacaaaaaaaaaacaaaacaaaaagcatgtgAAGAGTCCGACATGATGCGTGCGATTGTGTTCTCTTTCCAGCTCAGTGTGTCCCGCCAGCTGAGGCGGCTCCATTCAGCATACGgcactttttcacttttgtgCTAATGGGCTTATCATAGGTTTATTATCCTCATTAGCTCTTGTTTATGCTGTCAGTGATATTCTTAGAGTCCCAGCAGATGTAGTGTGTCTTCTCTCGGCTCCAGAGGACACAGATATTAacactgttgctgttgttttgctgaCAGCTTGTTAATCGTAACCTAAAAAACGTCTTTCATAGATGAAGTGCACTGGGTTGAGCCCACTCCCATCAAAGCTCTGAATAAAGAAAGTGCTGACCCTGCTGATGTTGAGAAGAGTTGCATCAACTGAGGACAAACAACATAATTTGCTGCTCCCCAGCCGACTGCTGCAGGGACCCTCCTCCCAAATGGCCGGTTGTTACCACAGAGGGTGCTCTGTATATCTCTTTCCATGGTGGGTGAAATCCCAGCATGGGTCTAATGATGAGCCAAAGTGCACAGAGGTAGTGCATATCTTTCTTTCATTGCACATGTTCTCAGCTTTATAAGGACGCTTTTTCCTCAATATACCCAAATGATCTCCCACTCTGCAggaaggtgtttttttcttttttttttcttttttttttacagcctcTCGAGTGCCTCTTCTGTGCACTTCCTTTCTCCTCCATGTTTCAAGTTAAAGGCTCCATCACCACAGCGCGTCCTTGGAAATGTTTATGGGCGAGCACATTAGGGAAAAGTCAGAGCAGTTAGTGAGATGCTCGATGTCGAGTCAAGTATTTTCTCATATGCAGAGTTGAAGCTTATTTCCATAGAAATGGTCTCAAGAGGTCGTTGTGGAGAATTCTCCTGCTGTTAAGAACCCTCATGGGTCACTCTACCCACATTAATGGCAGCATTAGCTCCTGTCGTGCTCTGTAACTCTTCAGCAGCTCTTATGTGCAAGTCAAACACACTTCTTTTGCGTATGAATGTGGATTTGTTTCACCACTTCACCGGCTGTGTGTTTAGGTTGGATTACAGTTGCTCTGTTTAATTGGGCCTAATTAACATGCATTTGATCAAACGTGTCTTACGACTCCCTCTCTTCACATTGCGGTCAATCACTGGCTAGGGCTGCATTCTTCTGCAGTTCTATTTAGCCCACAgaccacagtttttttttctgctatggGTAATAAGATTAGAGCCCAGTGTGTGGCTGACACATGAAACCTAACGGggatatttctgtttgttcagcttgctttcattttgctctGGAGCAGCTGAACTCCCTGGGTTCGGGGACTGACTCTCTGATGTGTCCCCTTAGCTAACAGGCTCTGGGGAGGCACTTTATGATGCCCCTGATCTCCAGTCAATCTCCGCTGACACCACAGCAGATTtcagctcttcttctcttcgCTCTCGCTGTCTCCCTAGCTTTCACCACTCACTGATAATGTGCCGTGACTTTGGTGCTAATAGCATCACAGTCGCTGCAACTGAAGCTGCTTCAACAAACTTCAGTCATCTCGATTGATGTGTTGTCGTATTCTGGTTCTGATTCCAGGTGGTGCAAGAGGAAATCAATTAAGTGTTCACATAGCCCGTTTCGTGCGTTATGATGAGCTTCACAGGGGACAAACCTAATTACAATTTAAAATCAAAGccgcaacacacacatacttggaCAAAGAACTGACTGAACGATGGAAAGCCTTATGTTCACTCGTGCGGCTGcagtattttgaaaaaaaaaaaaacactatgtGTTCCTTATGGTGATGGTATTGCTTTGATTGGCTTAAATTGCATGGATCTTAAATACTGTAGCTGGTGTGCCCTTATTACATTGAGGTGCATTAATTGAAAATAAGCTCGATAAAGTCAATTAACTAAATAGCTGACAGTGCAATGTTGCACATAAAATCTTTAGAGTGGGTGTGGCTTTTGAGTGGCTGTAATCAATTCCTTGTCCATTTGGCATTTGGTGGTTAGAAAAGATGAACAGGAAAGTGTGAAAATCAACACAGCTGTCGTCAGTTTGtctcagaaacaaaatgaatggaTCCactacaaaaaaagcaaaagaataGCAGATTTCTCCAACAAAAACTCTGATCTGTGATAAATATCTTTCTAAATTTATGCAGTGAAAACTGTCTTGACCAGTTTAAGGAaatacagaaagagaaaaagatctTTGCAGGATTGATTTCATCTTGCCTTCATCAAGATTGGCCTGATACTTAACATTTAGTTGACAGAATAAACCTGATGATGTCGAACCACGTTGTTGCACTTGATTACATACATATGAACATATGAAGATATTAGCACACGTATCTCGGTGTAGAATGATTTGctaatgtttttaatgctggGTGAGTCCTGCTGTCAGTTGCAGTCAGGAAGCTGTGCAAGGGGCTGCCCTGGTTTGTTGATCATCGTTTTCTCgtagtgtgtgttttggatgtGAGTGTGACAACCATGCAAATCCCTTTTCAGACTTACTTCCTGTCAGATCTACAATAGCTGACAAAGAGACGGGTATCTTATAGCGAGTTACCTTCAAACGCTTTTTACAGCCTAAAGCATGTGGTGCTCGATAAGATTTCTGACGTCAGTTTGAACTTTCTGAGAGTTCTGTGTCTCCACTgcagtggaggtgaatggatCTCAGCAGAGACAGGTTTCCAGACTCCGGCCGCAGCCACTCGATGCACTGAACTCCCTTTCAACAGTTTCCTTAGAGATAATTTCCTCGGTAAAAAGGAGTTCAAGTGAAGACTGTTGATAGTGAGCTAAAgcattcaattcatttttcaaagctgTGAGCGCATGAATTAAATACCATTCACTCCCATTGTGTTGGGACGATGGCAGAAATCTCAGATGGAAATCTTCAAACCTCAGCACGTCAAACTGAGACCATCTGCGTGGCTAAATGTCACCGGCGGTAAGCGATGTGGttctttttgtaatttgggagaagaagaagagaagaagaatttgCTGGTTCAGTAAATGCTTCCCATATAGTCTGTCTTCATGTCCTGATCCCTGTTTACTGAGATGTTCACAGCTGATAATGTTGTACCCATATCCCGTACACCCGGGAGGGTTTAGGAAGTCATTTGTGGAGGATTTTACCCATCTTGTCTCTCCGTGTTGCTGAGGCCGATAGAGCTGCTGTTATCATATGTTCGCAGATGAGCTGAGATGAGCTGGGCATTTGGCTTCTGGGTGGCACTGACCGatgcactgactgacagaccttcacacagacagacagacgtatGGCAGTGGTAGGCTGCAGCTACAAACAGCCAGAAATACAGCCAGATCCCTGGAAGCGCACACCTGCAGGAATCATAGCCACAGAGGCTGGAAGTGAGCTAATCAAGGACAGCGCCTGCCTGCAGAGCTTCCGCAGTAggactgaaggtgtgtgtgagtccagccgtgtttgtgtgtggtgtgtgtagcTGTCCTGGGTTTTCAGATAAGCTCAGGAAAACACGATGCGTCTCCACCCGGAGTGCAGCACCTGCCCTTACGCTACAGCTAATCCACTAAAACTAACAGCTTCTGCTTACTTTTCCCTGCTGCGTCTGGccacacacaacaacaccagGAGCCAGACAGGCATGGAAATGCGCTCGTATAATTTGCCAGAAAGTTTTATTCAACCGTTATCACAGATCGCTTCATTGTCTACAGTCATTAGCATTAATGGTCTCAATGCAGTGCTGATGAGAGCTAATGTGATGTTCACTGAGAGGCGTACTGCAAAAGAAAGTGACTTATCGATTGGGAGCTGTTTAGATAATCCTCCTTTGACCTTATTCGGCTTGCGATGATGGGAGCAGCCGTGTGCGTCTCCTTCCTGTGGCATTGGCGAGCACCGCTTGCTGAATTGGCTCTCCCTCAGTGGCATTAAAGAGTAATTGGCTGTGTTTGTACGTCTGCGAATCAATCAGGTTCTCTGTGGGAACACTTCTCCACCGTGTTAAAACAAGGATCTAATGACAGGGAACGGATGAGCAGCAGCGACTGCTCCTCCTCGCACCTGTACATTGTAGAAAGCGCGTTGTGGTGAGTTAGCGGTTGGGAGAGGTACAAAGAGGAAGACATACAGGCAGTAAGTACGTTAGATAAAGACAATGAGAAGCAGCAGTGCAAACCTCTGAAAACAACCTGCTGTAAGCTGTGCACTTCGTAAAGGTTTGTCGGTTTGTTGTGTCTTCCAAGTCAAAGCACATGTTTGGCGATCAATTAGAAAGGTGGAGACAATCCCACCAACACCATCAGTAAATACAGTGGAAGACAGGATGATACCTGGAGTTAAGTGATAAAAACCCTCATGTCTTATGTCTGGAGGTTATGGGACTTTCAGTCTGTCTTGTATAGAATGTCTTGTGGAGAAAGCCTTCACAAATTCGAgcttaaactttttttttaaacgatTTCACAAGTGTGTCATGTAGTTGTAGATTCAAACGGAACATGGCCTAGAGGTCTGCATTTCTAGAGCTACGCttgttagatgagaaaattaatgcatttttcttaCCTGTCCATTAAATATAAGGCTGCATCTAGCTGCCAGTTAGAGTAACTTAGCACAAAGAggtttaaagggatagttcggcattttacacattaatctgtatggcatcaacatctacagtctcgtgctctcacactgacttcgcccccaaagtgtcctctgagccgagatctggccagttgtggtcagtgcgaaagtagttccggtaggtttcctggggccagagaaggcacacgtttttcctctcaaaacagcactcattcgaatcagtgatttatttgcataacaaaagacgtcaaccacaaaacgtcacacctcgtaatcgtttgggtctaactttatcccaattgcgatcatTGCGCGCTGTCAGTGCTAACCGTTGTGTGTGAGCCAACTGATCTCTCGTCAGTGTACGATGgtgtttacagagtgcagaCGACGCAACGCAAACGAGCTAGTTTTAGAgctaggagaaggagagagagaagaagtccaccggctattctttatttggaaaaacgaGATAGAGACATGGTGCGTACTTGTGCCTATCCAGGCTGtaccaacaaagatgagagtgggTCTCCTCAAACATTCCACCGATTCCCTTTGACGAATGTAGCTTTGAGGAGACTTTGGCTACTTTTCTCTGGGCTTGAACGTGGAGCTCACCCAACTACCGAAGATGAGAAAGCTTCGCGTGTGCAGTGACCACTTCAGCGAGGACGActtccagaaggacagacaaagagacgtattttgaagagcactgctgtacctgcaccccaggtaaacaaaattgtaccacatattttctatagcaTCCGTGTATAGTCTTCTGGTGATGCACCGCGGGCTATGCGAGTGCAAGCACTGAGATATATTCTatctcagtgagtgaaacatattcatctatcggtgtcatgtcaccaatgatgtttcacatacataatatgTTGGCTACACTGTTATTACAATGGTCAGAAACTAATTACTACGTGGAATGTGCATGGTTTCTATGCGTGTACGAGAAGTCCATGACGGCGTTGGCTAGCATAATGAAGATAAAGCTACCCTTGTCAGATTCTAGACTGGAGAAATAACGGCAGCACCCAGCATATGTTTGAGCTAaaaattccacagattttattttcagattgtcacattttaaaatttggtagGCTACTAGAAGAATTTCTGACATTGGGACAAATGATGCACCCTGCCCGTGTAATTTGGAAATCcgtccaaaaaaatgacatgagaactcgaagcaggcactttctgaaatcagactgtagTCTAGCTGCTAGACATTGCCTGCTAACAGATAATGTTTCTTGATTACTTatctgagtaaaaagtagaccaagaccattttgaaaactctatataactgttttttttccccaggaaatgtaaaaaatgttatacaaatgaattacatcTTAGTTTGCCTTTCTATTTTAGAGATACCTATTTGTAAGCTCATAAATGAGAATTcgcacagcatcacaggacacacattaccatattGAGTTTCATATATAATGATCATACACCATCCTATCttgtgtgcccccccccccccccatttcctttttcctaggacaagagagatataatgtcttccattcacggcagtcaaatcagtgggttgcaagaagactgtatgagccaacaacacaggagttcCCGAAAGATTTGGTGGAGAAGGTCATCCAACGACGGCTTGACACCAATGTGAAGCTCGGAGACCCAGCTTTCCACATACATCCTCCAGTCATCATACCAGCCAACATTGCCCcaacaccaaagccaaacaaggctgaattggtttcagcacacaaatcacgctttcatgagacacctgccactgagaaagatgactgagactgtatatacatatattgtcatagaagtgtgtttatttacattgtttatttacatttgtgtctttacatttgttttgtatttttaggaaattgcacgtcaaaaagaaattcacagtaaagcttttgatttttaaaattctaaaacaattgcagtgcatcatttgactctttGAAACCAGCATATTGTCCACTTGGTGATGGATATGTTCTTCTTATTAGCGCCACCACGCAGGAGGGAAGAACTCTTCTGTTGCCAGGACCAAGCGTCTGTCCTTTCAGAGCCCATTCCATTATGATGCGATAGGCGACCAGcctgtactgtctgaaatgcaaacagaaaataagtttatgcacattagatatatgaagtgtgtcaacattgagtaaactgcatagttattatggttgtatataaacacattttgtttaattgacaacacagcagtttgtcaggaaggtatctttatttatgcaccagcatttcaggctactgtgaaataggtatccttatgtgtttttatacagagagaaaatgtcctttatgagtACACTTTGGGCCACGGCGACATAACCCTTAGAGCTCTCTTGACATAATATGCATAAGGTAGGCCTTGCTTTATGATTGAAGGGCATTCATGAGTAGGCTGAtattgagacacagtgatgctcagaagtaaattttgcttcaagtatgatgatgaaatgaacataaattactttagggatgcactacattatgtatttatattcataagTGCCACCCATGACATGGTATGTATAAAACTATAATTAGATTCATTCAATGTTGGATGTGATGACTGTAGGTCGCACTAGCCTACTGCATGGCTCAGACTAATACAATATAACGCCATAGAAGcaagcagctttgtaaaaagtagaagttatcttactattttattgacaacaccCATACTATCACGTTGTTACAACTACAAtaccaagctgctggtgttgtaaaaacatttgtaagagtacttctacttacatacatacaactcGGTGTAGGCTACAATTGAGCACTTGTAGGCCTACTGTAGGGTATAAGGCaatagcatcaaaataacagcatgtagacaaaaactcactctgcagacaactggccatcgggtccagcaggtttggggcgctttttccagtttattttcgggatgtggaaaaaagtctcgaggacaccagcattcaggATTGCAGGCAAGTCGTTGTTATTGGcgatgcagacagctgctgatgcgccAGCCTCCTCGTCAATGGAAAGGTCCTGCATGCGAGGCATTACGAGGTCccattcatggcaacagtagcaCTCAACCTCGGTCTGCATAACTTCGCACTTGTTGCACGTACACCACCTTGTATCAGTCACTCGAGGTCTCGCAGCTGCGGCCCCGATTTCacgttccacatctctgctcgccatctctctctctctctctgcccgttcTACCTCCATCTGATAGAGTTCTGCATCCGTATATTCGGGTTCATACAGATATCCTTctggttgtgtgctgaaatcatattcttcgtcgctgctgtagtcagacatggtgtaactagctttccaaacgctaaactgtgaatgaaacacctggCTTAGCTACCTGTCACGTATAGTGGCGCctgcgcgcattgatcgcaattgggataaag
Encoded here:
- the LOC121603878 gene encoding uncharacterized protein LOC121603878, which codes for MSDYSSDEEYDFSTQPEGYLYEPEYTDAELYQMEVERAEREREMASRDVEREIGAAAARPRVTDTRWCTCNKCEVMQTEVECYCCHEWDLVMPRMQDLSIDEEAGASAAVCIANNNDLPAILNAGVLETFFHIPKINWKKRPKPAGPDGQLSAEQYRLVAYRIIMEWALKGQTLGPGNRRVLPSCVVALIRRTYPSPSGQYAGFKESNDALQLF